One stretch of Cohnella algarum DNA includes these proteins:
- the rpsA gene encoding 30S ribosomal protein S1 gives MSEELNVQETAAAETVSQDALENIVSLKKGDTVKGTVVKIDDNQAFVSLGYKYDGVIPLRELSSVQLDNASDAVQIGQEVEAKVVSIDDDKEKLVLSKRQIDSARAWDELQAKFDSGEAFEVTVADVVKGGLVADVGVRGFIPASMVERHFVEDFSGYKGRALRVKVKELDRENNKVILSQKDVLEAEYEEKKQQIMASLEPGQVIEGTVQRLTPFGAFVDIGGIDGLVHVSEIAWTHVAHPADVVSEGQSVKVKVLKVDPSIGKISLSIKAAQPGPWESAAGKFNTGDIVTGVVKRLVSFGAFVEIAPGVEGLVHISQIAHRHIATPFEVLKEGQEVQAKVLDFNPAEKRVSLSIKETEEAPPREERAPRAPKQESNLPAPESMSFTLGEKFGDKLSKFK, from the coding sequence ATGTCTGAAGAACTGAATGTCCAGGAAACGGCGGCCGCCGAAACGGTCAGCCAGGATGCGCTTGAGAACATCGTATCCTTGAAAAAAGGCGATACCGTGAAAGGAACCGTCGTTAAAATCGATGATAACCAAGCTTTCGTAAGCCTTGGATATAAATACGACGGAGTCATTCCGCTGCGGGAACTGTCTTCCGTTCAATTGGATAACGCATCCGACGCCGTGCAAATCGGCCAGGAAGTCGAGGCGAAAGTCGTCAGCATCGACGACGACAAGGAGAAGCTGGTCCTCTCCAAACGCCAAATCGACAGCGCCCGCGCATGGGACGAACTGCAAGCCAAATTCGATAGCGGCGAAGCGTTCGAAGTGACGGTCGCCGACGTCGTCAAGGGCGGCCTTGTCGCCGACGTGGGCGTTCGCGGCTTCATCCCGGCTTCGATGGTCGAGCGTCACTTCGTCGAAGATTTCAGCGGATACAAAGGCCGCGCCCTTCGCGTCAAAGTGAAGGAGCTGGACCGCGAAAACAACAAGGTCATCTTGTCCCAGAAGGACGTTCTGGAAGCGGAATACGAGGAAAAGAAGCAGCAAATCATGGCTTCCCTCGAACCGGGCCAAGTGATCGAAGGAACCGTTCAACGCCTGACGCCGTTCGGCGCGTTCGTGGATATCGGCGGCATCGACGGCCTCGTTCACGTATCCGAGATCGCCTGGACGCACGTCGCCCATCCGGCCGACGTCGTTTCCGAAGGCCAATCGGTCAAAGTCAAAGTGCTTAAAGTCGATCCGTCGATCGGCAAAATCAGCCTGAGCATCAAGGCCGCCCAACCGGGTCCGTGGGAAAGCGCCGCCGGCAAATTCAACACCGGCGACATCGTAACCGGCGTCGTCAAGCGCCTTGTCAGCTTCGGCGCGTTCGTCGAAATCGCGCCGGGAGTCGAAGGCCTCGTGCACATCTCGCAAATCGCGCACCGCCATATCGCGACTCCGTTCGAAGTGCTGAAAGAAGGCCAGGAAGTGCAAGCGAAAGTGCTGGACTTCAACCCTGCCGAGAAACGCGTCTCCCTTTCCATCAAGGAAACGGAAGAAGCGCCGCCTCGCGAAGAGCGCGCTCCCCGCGCTCCGAAGCAAGAGTCGAACCTCCCGGCTCCGGAAAGCATGAGCTTTACGCTCGGCGAGAAGTTCGGCGACAAGCTGAGCAAATTCAAATAA
- a CDS encoding lysophospholipid acyltransferase family protein, whose product MLYRFSRALLRVLFAALYRFEARGIGNVPLEGPVILASNHKSVMDPIALGIAVPRQIHFMAKSELFGIPLFGGLIRKLGAFPVKRGGVSKEAIRNAIDLLQDGRVMAIFPQGTRNEDIGMGKRGAVTMALRSDAKIVPVALIGNYRLFRKMIAVYGTPIDLKASAAAGVDMEAATEDMMSRIREMASTGRPR is encoded by the coding sequence ATGTTATACCGGTTCAGTCGGGCGTTGCTTCGAGTTCTGTTCGCGGCGCTTTACCGTTTCGAAGCGCGGGGGATCGGCAACGTTCCGCTCGAAGGTCCCGTCATTCTGGCGAGCAACCACAAGAGCGTCATGGATCCGATCGCGCTCGGGATCGCGGTTCCGAGACAGATCCATTTTATGGCGAAGTCGGAGCTGTTCGGGATTCCGCTGTTCGGAGGGCTCATTCGCAAGCTGGGCGCATTTCCCGTCAAACGCGGCGGCGTGAGCAAGGAAGCGATCCGGAACGCGATCGATTTGCTGCAGGACGGCCGGGTCATGGCCATTTTCCCGCAAGGAACCCGCAACGAAGATATCGGGATGGGCAAGCGGGGAGCCGTGACAATGGCGCTTCGGTCCGACGCGAAAATCGTTCCCGTCGCCCTCATCGGCAATTATCGCCTGTTCCGGAAGATGATCGCCGTCTACGGGACTCCGATCGACTTGAAAGCGTCGGCGGCAGCGGGCGTGGACATGGAAGCCGCCACGGAGGACATGATGTCGCGAATCCGCGAAATGGCTTCGACCGGACGGCCGCGATAA
- the cmk gene encoding (d)CMP kinase, which produces MNPHSTFPINIAIDGPAGAGKSTVARLVADRMRYIYVDTGAMYRAVTYIALRQGLSPDDSKRIGELAERLDIVLLPDDEGQRVLADGEDITSQIRSLEVNRNVSRVSAIEAVRLRMADLQRQMAKSKGVVMDGRDIGTHVLPDAELKVFLTASPRERAIRRYREMGEAPLVTLDQLEHEISERDRMDREREFAPLVQALDARYIDSTGRSIEEVVDEIVEWGLKASRTISAGEK; this is translated from the coding sequence ATGAATCCACATTCGACGTTTCCCATCAACATCGCGATAGACGGTCCCGCCGGCGCCGGCAAGAGCACGGTTGCCAGGCTGGTCGCCGACCGGATGCGATATATTTATGTGGACACCGGAGCCATGTACAGAGCGGTTACCTATATCGCCTTGCGACAGGGGCTCTCGCCTGACGATTCGAAGCGGATCGGGGAGCTCGCGGAGCGTTTGGATATCGTACTGCTTCCCGACGACGAAGGACAGCGGGTTTTGGCCGACGGAGAGGACATCACCTCGCAAATCCGCTCCCTGGAGGTCAACCGCAACGTTTCGCGGGTTTCGGCCATCGAGGCGGTCCGGCTTCGAATGGCGGATCTTCAGCGGCAAATGGCCAAATCCAAAGGCGTTGTCATGGATGGAAGGGATATCGGCACGCATGTGCTGCCCGATGCGGAGCTTAAAGTGTTTCTCACCGCTTCTCCGAGAGAGCGGGCGATCAGGCGTTACCGCGAGATGGGCGAAGCTCCGCTAGTCACCTTGGACCAACTGGAGCATGAAATTTCCGAACGCGACCGAATGGACCGCGAACGCGAATTCGCTCCGCTCGTTCAGGCGCTCGACGCCAGGTACATAGATTCCACCGGGCGATCGATCGAGGAAGTCGTGGACGAGATCGTCGAATGGGGGCTTAAGGCTTCAAGAACCATTTCCGCGGGGGAGAAGTAA
- a CDS encoding PilZ domain-containing protein gives MLPKINQTIFIHPASAEGAESGTVTLRSRLADADERALFIEIPLVEETRKLYRAEIGEELRLFYFTAEGVRHQFVSKVTGFRKDAVMLVAIRKPDPQEISKDQRRSFLRVDAQLETAIRIGDKIRFTALTEDVGGGGLSFRCERKFPLTPEMKLTGWLLIPYRSGTVSHASFEAEVVRVVPEEPNHLKAMVKFNDIQDSERQKIIRYCFERQLDFRKE, from the coding sequence GTGCTCCCGAAAATCAACCAGACGATATTCATTCATCCTGCGTCGGCCGAAGGCGCCGAAAGCGGAACCGTTACCCTGCGCTCCCGGCTCGCCGATGCCGACGAACGGGCGCTGTTTATCGAAATTCCGCTCGTGGAAGAGACGAGAAAGCTGTACCGGGCGGAAATCGGCGAGGAGCTGCGGCTGTTCTACTTTACGGCCGAAGGGGTCAGGCATCAGTTCGTTTCGAAGGTGACCGGCTTTCGCAAGGACGCCGTCATGCTCGTCGCGATCCGCAAGCCCGACCCGCAGGAAATTTCCAAAGATCAGCGCCGAAGCTTTCTCCGGGTCGATGCCCAATTGGAAACCGCCATCCGCATCGGCGACAAAATCCGGTTCACCGCGCTGACGGAAGACGTCGGAGGCGGCGGATTGTCCTTTCGTTGCGAACGGAAATTTCCGCTCACGCCGGAAATGAAGCTCACGGGCTGGCTGCTGATCCCGTACCGTTCCGGAACGGTTTCGCACGCCAGCTTCGAAGCCGAAGTCGTGCGCGTCGTGCCGGAGGAGCCGAACCATCTGAAAGCGATGGTCAAATTCAACGATATCCAGGATTCGGAACGGCAGAAAATCATCCGCTACTGTTTCGAAAGGCAGCTGGATTTTCGCAAGGAATGA
- the ypeB gene encoding germination protein YpeB, with amino-acid sequence MYARLSSVLFPIAALLFVGALLWGYQEHQEKNAVLIKAENQYQRAFHDLTNHMGKLHDELGQSLAVSSASQGIQRKSLVNVWRLTSEAQNEINQLPLALLPFNKAEQFLSRISDFAYRTAVRDLAKQPLSDDEMKTMKSLYAKAEDINNDLGKMREAVLTDRLRWMDVEVAMASKDEPHDNTIIDGFKAVDKKIAAYPENDWGPSSMSADRKKTMAALSGKPDASEEQIRQKALEFAGMTVQSGGGHEMTVTENGKNTDMQTYSVRMKTAEGGNVELDYTRKGGELLWFMNTRTVKERNLDTAGAKAQAAKFLESHGYEGMTPVTYDEYDHVAVFTFVGEKDGVRVYPDKVTVRVALDNGETVGLQAADHVFAGKTLSASKPKMKMEEARKGLHPDFEVQDHHLAVIENEEEKQVLCHEFTGKINGSRYRIYMNADTGIEEEIEMLPDSAKAILK; translated from the coding sequence ATGTATGCTCGACTTAGCTCCGTCCTGTTTCCGATCGCCGCGCTTTTGTTCGTCGGGGCGCTGTTGTGGGGATATCAGGAACATCAGGAAAAAAACGCGGTTTTAATCAAAGCGGAAAACCAGTACCAACGCGCGTTTCACGACTTGACCAATCATATGGGAAAGCTGCACGACGAGCTCGGGCAATCGCTGGCCGTATCGTCCGCATCGCAAGGAATACAGCGAAAAAGCCTCGTGAACGTCTGGCGTCTGACGAGCGAGGCGCAAAACGAAATCAATCAGCTTCCGCTCGCGCTGCTGCCGTTCAACAAAGCCGAACAATTTCTTTCGCGAATTTCCGATTTCGCCTATCGGACCGCCGTCCGGGATTTGGCCAAGCAGCCGCTTTCCGACGATGAAATGAAGACGATGAAGTCCCTTTATGCGAAAGCGGAAGACATCAATAACGACCTCGGCAAAATGAGGGAGGCCGTCTTGACGGACCGCCTGCGGTGGATGGACGTGGAAGTCGCGATGGCGAGCAAGGACGAGCCTCACGACAATACGATTATCGACGGCTTCAAGGCGGTCGACAAAAAAATCGCCGCGTACCCGGAAAACGACTGGGGACCGTCGTCGATGTCCGCCGACCGGAAGAAGACGATGGCGGCGCTGTCCGGAAAGCCCGACGCCAGCGAAGAGCAAATCAGGCAAAAAGCGCTGGAGTTTGCCGGAATGACCGTTCAATCGGGGGGCGGGCATGAGATGACCGTTACGGAAAACGGCAAAAACACCGATATGCAGACGTATTCGGTGCGCATGAAAACCGCGGAAGGCGGTAACGTCGAACTGGATTATACCCGCAAGGGCGGCGAGCTGCTCTGGTTCATGAACACGCGAACCGTCAAGGAGCGCAATCTCGACACGGCCGGGGCCAAGGCGCAGGCCGCCAAGTTTTTGGAAAGCCACGGCTACGAAGGCATGACCCCGGTCACTTACGACGAGTACGATCATGTGGCGGTGTTCACGTTCGTAGGCGAAAAGGACGGCGTCCGCGTCTACCCGGACAAGGTCACGGTGCGGGTGGCTCTCGACAACGGCGAGACGGTAGGGTTGCAGGCCGCGGACCACGTATTCGCCGGCAAGACGCTCTCCGCGAGCAAGCCGAAGATGAAGATGGAGGAAGCGCGAAAAGGGCTTCACCCGGACTTCGAGGTTCAGGACCATCATTTGGCCGTCATCGAGAACGAAGAAGAAAAGCAAGTGCTCTGCCACGAATTTACGGGCAAAATCAACGGAAGCAGGTATCGGATTTACATGAATGCCGATACTGGTATCGAAGAGGAAATCGAAATGTTGCCCGATTCGGCAAAAGCGATTTTGAAATAA
- the prsW gene encoding glutamic-type intramembrane protease PrsW, translated as MTIFSLVAAAVAPGIALLAYFYWKDRYDSEPLSMVLKLFLTGILIVLPIMIVQRALMIWLGESPFTFSFIVTSAVEEFFKWFVLYHIIYNHTEFDEPYDGIVYSTAVSLGFATLENVLYAFLEPVTFGTLLVRALLPVSGHALFGVFMGYSLGRAKFSHGARTRLHLWMAFLLPWFLHGLYDFLMLTVSRSWIWIFAPFMFILWFGGIRSVNRANARSPFGILKRDDEVKTFSTRPYSE; from the coding sequence GTGACGATTTTCTCGCTGGTCGCCGCGGCTGTCGCGCCAGGAATCGCTTTGCTTGCCTATTTTTACTGGAAAGACCGCTACGATTCGGAACCGTTATCGATGGTGCTCAAGCTGTTTCTGACCGGCATCCTGATCGTGCTGCCGATCATGATCGTGCAGCGCGCGCTCATGATCTGGCTGGGAGAATCGCCTTTTACGTTCTCTTTCATCGTCACTTCGGCCGTCGAAGAGTTTTTCAAATGGTTCGTTTTGTACCATATCATTTACAATCATACCGAGTTTGACGAGCCTTACGACGGCATCGTATACTCGACCGCCGTGTCGCTCGGCTTCGCGACGCTGGAAAACGTGCTCTACGCCTTCCTCGAGCCGGTGACGTTCGGCACGCTGCTCGTGCGCGCGCTGCTGCCCGTGTCCGGTCACGCCTTGTTCGGGGTGTTCATGGGCTATTCGCTCGGCCGAGCCAAATTTTCCCACGGGGCCCGAACCCGGCTTCATCTGTGGATGGCGTTTTTGCTGCCCTGGTTTTTGCACGGGCTTTACGACTTTTTGATGCTGACCGTGTCCCGTTCGTGGATCTGGATTTTCGCGCCGTTCATGTTCATTTTGTGGTTCGGCGGCATCCGCAGCGTCAATCGGGCCAACGCCCGCTCGCCGTTCGGCATCCTGAAACGGGACGACGAGGTTAAAACGTTCTCGACCCGTCCATACTCTGAATGA
- a CDS encoding genetic competence negative regulator, giving the protein MRMERLSQDKIRIFLTFDDLTERGIQKEDMWREIPKVHELFSEMMDQAYNELGFDASGPLAVEVFAMPAQGMVVIVTRGKLDRDADSSPEEELDEDVYEMEVTLEQSEAIIYRFRDIEHVIDAAKTLSGRLTDEGRMYRYQKDWVLCFDPAGWENGAYQALIAVLAEYGEASTVTPAVLEEYGQLVIASEAVKTLAEHFA; this is encoded by the coding sequence ATGAGGATGGAGCGGCTAAGCCAAGACAAGATTAGGATTTTCCTTACGTTTGACGATTTGACCGAACGCGGAATTCAAAAGGAAGATATGTGGCGAGAAATTCCGAAAGTGCACGAACTATTCAGCGAGATGATGGATCAGGCGTACAACGAGCTTGGATTCGACGCTTCGGGACCGCTGGCGGTCGAAGTGTTCGCGATGCCGGCTCAAGGCATGGTCGTCATCGTCACCCGCGGAAAGCTCGATCGGGATGCGGATTCGTCCCCCGAGGAAGAATTGGACGAAGACGTTTACGAAATGGAAGTGACGCTCGAACAGAGCGAAGCCATCATATATCGTTTCCGCGACATCGAGCACGTCATCGATGCCGCCAAAACGCTCAGCGGACGGCTGACCGACGAAGGCCGGATGTACCGTTACCAGAAGGACTGGGTGCTTTGCTTCGACCCTGCCGGCTGGGAGAACGGCGCCTACCAAGCCTTGATCGCCGTGCTGGCTGAATACGGAGAAGCGTCCACGGTTACGCCGGCGGTGCTCGAGGAATACGGCCAACTGGTCATCGCTTCCGAAGCGGTCAAGACGTTGGCGGAGCATTTTGCCTAA
- a CDS encoding CPBP family intramembrane glutamic endopeptidase, with the protein MKKFDIRNIKIRKVTVDELDDNMLLVNLYLTQLLTLIIGFIWVILQGRNAINLFAIPDSFEFAGWAAGLAAVIVAFDIGISRWVPEEAMDDGGVNEKIFRKRAVWHIALISFIVAVCEELLFRGAIQHSIGPYWTSILFAAIHVRYLRHWIPTGMVFGISYGIGLLYDFTGTLWAPIATHFLFDFVMGLIIRFRKEEQK; encoded by the coding sequence ATGAAAAAATTCGACATTCGCAACATTAAAATACGCAAGGTGACCGTCGACGAGCTCGACGACAACATGCTGCTCGTCAATTTGTACTTGACCCAACTTCTTACTCTTATTATCGGTTTCATATGGGTGATTTTGCAGGGCAGAAACGCGATTAATTTATTTGCAATTCCTGACAGTTTCGAATTCGCCGGCTGGGCGGCCGGGCTTGCGGCCGTCATCGTCGCCTTCGACATCGGCATCTCGCGCTGGGTTCCGGAGGAGGCGATGGACGACGGGGGCGTAAACGAAAAAATTTTCCGAAAGCGCGCGGTCTGGCACATCGCCCTCATCTCGTTTATCGTTGCCGTATGCGAGGAGCTGCTGTTTCGGGGAGCGATCCAGCATTCGATCGGGCCCTATTGGACCAGCATCTTGTTCGCGGCCATTCACGTTCGGTATTTGCGGCACTGGATTCCGACCGGCATGGTTTTCGGGATCAGCTACGGCATCGGATTGCTGTACGATTTTACCGGCACGCTTTGGGCGCCGATCGCGACGCATTTCCTTTTTGACTTCGTCATGGGGTTGATCATTCGTTTTCGGAAGGAAGAGCAGAAATGA
- the serA gene encoding phosphoglycerate dehydrogenase, which yields MFKVLVSDPISDLGISQLVEAVDIAVDKKTGLSEDELAAIIGEYDALLVRSQTRVTERIMTAGKRLKVIGRAGVGVDNIDLEAATKRGIIVINAPDGNTITTCEHTFAMMMALARHIPQAYLKTVGGVWDRKSFVGVELRNKVLGVLGMGRIGSEVAARAKAFGMTVLGYDPFLTEERAQKMGVKLASVDEVIKNADFITVHTPLTPETRHMIGKAQFAVMKPGMRIVNCARGGIIDEAALVEAIDAGIVAGAAFDVFEEEPPKPEHPFLSHPKIIVTPHLGASTVEAQENVAIDVSEQLLHILRGEPYKNAVNMPPVPADVLAKLEPYFSLGRKLGSFAAQMTEGPVKEIVVGYAGELADVDTQQLTRYIVQGVLSYHLGAEQVNAVNAMHLAKKREVNIVVNQSSASKGFTNLVTVTLRSAKEERMVAGALLNGFGARITQIDKYPVDVEPQGHHVLISHHDKPGIIGRVGTLLGTNDINIATMQVGRKDVGGAAIMVLGVDKAVPKEVLAQLESLPDLVKAKEVQLL from the coding sequence ATGTTTAAAGTGTTGGTATCGGACCCGATCAGCGACTTGGGCATCTCGCAACTGGTCGAGGCTGTCGACATCGCCGTCGACAAGAAGACCGGACTTAGCGAAGACGAGCTTGCCGCGATTATCGGCGAGTACGACGCCCTCCTCGTCCGCAGCCAAACCCGCGTCACCGAACGCATTATGACCGCCGGCAAAAGGCTGAAAGTCATCGGCCGCGCGGGCGTAGGCGTCGACAATATCGATCTGGAAGCCGCCACCAAACGCGGCATTATCGTCATTAACGCGCCGGACGGCAACACGATCACGACGTGCGAGCACACGTTCGCCATGATGATGGCCCTGGCCCGCCATATTCCTCAAGCTTATTTGAAAACGGTCGGCGGCGTATGGGACCGCAAATCGTTCGTCGGCGTGGAATTGCGCAACAAGGTGCTCGGCGTGCTCGGCATGGGCCGCATCGGCAGCGAAGTGGCCGCGCGGGCGAAAGCGTTCGGCATGACCGTTCTCGGCTACGATCCGTTCCTGACCGAAGAACGCGCCCAAAAAATGGGCGTCAAGCTGGCTTCCGTCGACGAAGTGATCAAAAACGCCGATTTCATTACCGTTCATACGCCGCTGACGCCGGAAACCCGCCATATGATCGGCAAAGCGCAGTTCGCGGTCATGAAGCCGGGCATGCGGATCGTCAACTGCGCGCGCGGCGGCATTATCGACGAAGCCGCGCTCGTGGAGGCGATCGACGCCGGGATCGTCGCCGGGGCGGCGTTCGACGTCTTCGAAGAAGAACCGCCGAAGCCGGAGCATCCTTTCCTGTCCCATCCGAAAATTATCGTCACGCCGCATCTCGGCGCTTCGACCGTCGAAGCCCAGGAGAACGTGGCGATCGACGTTTCGGAGCAGCTCCTGCACATTTTGCGGGGCGAACCGTACAAAAACGCCGTCAACATGCCTCCGGTTCCCGCCGACGTCCTGGCGAAGCTGGAGCCGTATTTCTCGCTCGGCCGCAAGCTCGGCAGCTTTGCCGCTCAAATGACCGAAGGCCCGGTGAAGGAAATTGTCGTCGGCTACGCGGGCGAGCTCGCCGACGTCGATACGCAGCAGCTTACCCGGTATATCGTGCAGGGCGTATTGTCCTACCACCTCGGAGCCGAGCAAGTAAATGCGGTCAACGCGATGCATCTCGCCAAAAAGCGCGAAGTCAACATCGTCGTCAACCAATCGTCGGCCAGCAAAGGCTTTACGAATCTCGTCACCGTTACGCTGCGTTCGGCCAAGGAAGAGCGCATGGTCGCCGGCGCCCTGCTGAACGGATTCGGCGCCCGAATCACGCAAATCGACAAATATCCGGTGGACGTCGAGCCGCAAGGCCACCATGTCCTGATATCGCACCATGACAAGCCGGGCATTATCGGCCGGGTAGGCACGCTTCTCGGGACGAACGACATCAACATCGCCACGATGCAGGTCGGCCGGAAAGACGTCGGCGGCGCCGCGATCATGGTGCTCGGCGTCGACAAAGCCGTGCCGAAAGAAGTGCTCGCGCAATTGGAAAGCTTGCCGGATCTCGTCAAAGCGAAAGAAGTGCAATTGCTCTAA
- a CDS encoding MFS transporter, translating to MGLLREWKERLKGSRTGGAHTLAPEAFVTLFIHGCFQFGASMSGLFLNLYLWRLTEDLWVNGMFNVLVYGITPLAFAAGGYIAKKKDRMVTYRIGIMLIAVFYLGVIFAREQVAAYYPLFALFNGTALGFYWVGYLVLMYDVTSERNRGRFLGLNLIVFNTAGLAGPALAGYLIGQFEGLQGYIVTFAIAFVMFALASMFSLKIGALKMRHRTYYLNYAGEMMKRNRLWLNSLFGYFILGLFQGIMLFLPNILLYQTYGREDRVGLLTVFFALITIGTAFFVSRRKSHDRARQDVFWSTLMSAGAACVLLIDISWWTVLIFMIVFSVFNPLTVNSLNVYYYRLMDFLPLKGQFRIESVVIRELFLNIGRVISIFGLISFADNPESAALPVVLVASSILQFGIVFLVAGRAERPAGNAVAAERRRQAAEKG from the coding sequence GTGGGACTTCTTCGGGAGTGGAAAGAACGTCTGAAAGGCTCGAGAACGGGCGGAGCGCATACGCTTGCGCCGGAAGCGTTCGTCACCTTGTTTATTCATGGCTGCTTCCAATTCGGCGCGTCCATGTCGGGGCTTTTCTTGAACTTGTACTTGTGGCGGCTGACGGAGGATTTATGGGTAAACGGCATGTTCAACGTGCTCGTCTACGGGATTACTCCGCTCGCATTCGCGGCCGGCGGCTACATCGCCAAGAAAAAAGACCGGATGGTGACGTACCGGATCGGCATTATGCTCATTGCCGTCTTTTATTTGGGCGTCATTTTCGCGCGGGAGCAGGTAGCGGCCTATTATCCTCTGTTCGCGCTGTTCAACGGCACCGCTCTCGGGTTTTATTGGGTCGGGTACCTTGTCCTGATGTACGACGTGACGAGCGAGCGGAATCGGGGACGCTTTCTCGGCTTGAACCTGATCGTGTTCAATACGGCCGGCCTCGCGGGGCCGGCGCTGGCCGGATACCTGATCGGCCAATTCGAAGGACTGCAGGGCTACATCGTCACGTTCGCGATCGCGTTCGTCATGTTCGCCCTGGCTTCGATGTTCAGTTTGAAGATCGGAGCGCTGAAAATGCGCCACCGCACGTATTATTTGAATTACGCCGGCGAAATGATGAAGCGGAACCGGCTGTGGCTGAACTCGTTGTTCGGCTATTTCATCCTCGGCCTGTTTCAAGGCATCATGCTTTTCCTTCCGAACATCTTGCTTTATCAAACCTACGGCCGGGAGGATCGGGTCGGTCTGCTGACGGTGTTTTTCGCTCTCATTACGATTGGAACCGCATTCTTCGTCTCCCGCCGAAAATCGCACGACCGCGCGAGACAGGACGTGTTCTGGTCCACTTTGATGTCCGCCGGAGCCGCGTGCGTTCTGCTGATCGACATCAGCTGGTGGACGGTGCTGATCTTTATGATCGTGTTTTCCGTCTTCAATCCGCTGACCGTCAATTCCTTGAACGTCTATTATTACCGGCTTATGGACTTTTTGCCGCTCAAAGGACAGTTCCGGATCGAATCGGTCGTCATTCGCGAATTGTTCCTCAACATCGGACGCGTCATCTCCATTTTCGGGCTGATCTCGTTCGCCGACAACCCGGAATCGGCCGCGCTGCCCGTCGTCCTGGTCGCGTCGTCGATTTTGCAATTCGGCATCGTCTTTCTGGTGGCCGGACGGGCGGAGCGGCCTGCGGGCAACGCCGTTGCGGCAGAACGCCGGCGGCAGGCGGCCGAAAAGGGATAA